The sequence CCTACAGGAGCATGATGAACAGAGCCTCGCTTACCGCCGTTTGCTAAATATTTCTGAAATGCATTTTGATATTTTCCTAAATCATGTAGTAGTCCTAAATACTTCCCAAAGTCTGCCAATCCTATTTTTTCTGCATTGTTCATTGCAATACAAGAAACAACTTTTAAATGTTCTTTTAAAAATTGTTTTCTCTTGCCGTCTTGGGAATACCTTGCATAAAATTCTTCAGACATATTTTTCCTTTTTATTTATCAACTTCTTTTTTGTCGCTATATACAATTATGTACTTATTGCAAAATTAAAATACAAAGGTAAAATTCACATATAACAAATGTCATATAATACGTGGTTTATTCTTCTAACATCAGGGCTGTTGTAGGAAATCATCAAGTCTAAAACTTTATCAACCGCGCTCAAAGTTGTTGTCATTTTACACTCCGCCGCATATTTATAATCAATTATAGTAAATCATAATACCCTAAAAAATGCGACCGGCTCAAATTGTGCAAATAGTGCCGACACATCTTCCGCTTTGGAAATATTTACAGATAACAAAGAAAGCGTTTTTTGCAGCTCGGCATATTTGTTTTGCGCTTCTTGAAGGCGTTTTCCATTTATAGTATATCCGTCAATTAAATGTTTTTTCAAAACATTGGTTGCCCAAATACGAAATTGAGTGGCTTTTACGGATTTTACTCTATACCCAACAGAAATTATCATATCGAGATTATAGAATTTTGTATTATACGATTTACCATCTGTAGCAGTTGTCAAGAAATCCTT is a genomic window of Endomicrobium proavitum containing:
- a CDS encoding virulence RhuM family protein encodes the protein MNKKTSIVIYKGRIEVKLEENTLWLTQHQIAELFETTKQNISLHAINIFKDGELAKISVVKDFLTTATDGKSYNTKFYNLDMIISVGYRVKSVKATQFRIWATNVLKKHLIDGYTINGKRLQEAQNKYAELQKTLSLLSVNISKAEDVSALFAQFEPVAFFRVL